The genomic window TGCCGTGGCTCTCGACGATCAGCTCGAGCGCTGGCGGCACGGCGCGCTTGACCACCGCGAGGGCGATCGGCCCGAGCTCGTGGTGCATCGCCGACGACGTGACGTGGCCGACGACGCGCCGCTCGGGCTCCTCGCCCGGCGCGGGTTCGGGCCGCGCCTTGACGCCGACGACCTCGTCGCCGGGCTTCGGCAGCACGGTGTCGCTGCCGTCGAGGTGCAGCAGCACCAGTCGGCGCGGCGGACGGCCGAGGTTCACGACCTTGGCCACGGTCTCCTGCCCGCGGTAGCAGCCCTTGTGCAGGTCGACGGCGCTGCGCAGCCAGTCGAGCTCGTGCGGGAGCGTCTTCTCGTCGACCTCGGTCGCGAAGCGCGGCCGCCAGGCGGCGATGCGCAGTGCCTCCAGCGCGAGCACGCCCGCGGGCTCGGCACGCCCCGCGCGCACGGCCGCGGCGAGCCCGGCGAGCGCCTCGCGCGGCACGATCGCCTCGACGTAGCGCCAGGACGCGCCGGGGTGGTTCGGGTCGTGCGAGTAGCGATGCCCGTTCGGCAGCTCGAGCCGCCAGGGATCACTCCAGCGGATGGCCCCCGCCGGGAGCTGGAGCGGGAACCCGTCACCCTCGGGCATGGCCCCGACCACCGCGTACCGGTCGCTCACGTCGGCGACCTCGACGCGCAGCATGAAGCGCATGCGGTCGAGCCATGACGCGAGCGCGGGCGCCTCGGCGCCCTCGACGACGAGCCAGGTGCGCTCGCCGTCGTCGACGGCGTGGACCGCGTGCTCGACGTGCCCCGCGGCGTCGAGGAACAGCGACTCCGCGCTCTCGCCGGGGGCGAGCCGGTCGAGCCGCTGGCTCGCCATCGAGTTCAGCCAGGTGAGCCGGTCGGGTCCCGTGACCGTGACGACGCCGCGGTGCGAGAGGTCGACGACGGCGCGGCCCAGCTCGAGCCGGCGCTGCTCGACCATCGGGTTGCCGTAGTGCGCGGCGACCCCGTCGTCGGCACCCTCGCCGGGCACGGCACCGGGCAGCGACAGGAAGGGCGAGCCGGTCATCAGTCGACCTTCGCCAGTCGCGCCGACGCGTGGGTGCGCAGGTCCTGGCCGAGGGCGGCGATGTCCCAGGCCCAGAGCAGGTGGTTCTCGACGAGCCCGTAGAGCCGGGTCGCGGCGGCGTACTCCTTGGCGCCCGCCGCACGCATGACCGCGTCGGTCACGAGGTCGATGCGCGGGCCCTTGACCTGTCCGAGGTACAGCTCGCTCACCCCGCCCGGATGCACGATGCCGACCTCGAGGTCGAACCCGCCGGCGGCGTTGCGCAGGGTCTCGACTGCCTCGGCGTCGGGGTAGCGGGTCATGCCCTCGGCGGGAAGCAGGCCCGGACCCGGATCGCCCTGCCCGAGCGGGCGCGCGAGCCGCCAGTAGCCGGTCTCGGCGGCGAGCGGCGTGGGCTCCGCGTCATCCGACTCGGGGAAGAGCCACGTGGAGGACGTGTAGTTCAGGTACGGCAGGCCGTCGTGGCTGAAGCTCACGCGCTGGCCGAACTCGTGCGTGACCGAGCCGTCGCCGACCTTGTAGTCGATCACGCCGGACCCCTCCCAGACCCCGATGAGCCAGGAGAGCGGAACGAGCTCGGCAGGGAGATCGACCGGCAGTTCGATCACGGGCTAGCGCTGCCCCTTGAAGAGCTTGAAGACGACGACCCCGCTGATCCAGGCGATCGCGAGGCTCGCAAGACCGAGCAGGCCGATGAAGAAGAGTTCGAGCGCGAGCAGCGAGGACATGCCCCGAGTCTACCCGCTGCTCAGCCGACGACCGGCAGCAGCGCGAGCGCCCCGGCCGCCGTCACGATGGCCGCGCCCGTCACGGAGGCACTGACCCGGCCGAGGAATCCGTGCGGGCGGCGCGACGCGAGCTGCAGGGCGAGCGCGCCCACGACCGCCGCCGCGAACACCATGCCCAGGGCCGACAGCGCGGCGTACGGCCCGGCGTCGCCGAACCAGTCCCGCCGGCCGGCGTACGCGGACCCCACGACCAGCCCGGAACCGACGAGCGCGATGAGCCAGACGACCGGGATGGCCCAGCGCCCGAACCCCGTCGCGCGCGCCTCCGCCTCCGCCTGCATCCGCTGCTCCCCTTCGCCGCCGACCGCCCGCCGTAGCACGCCGTTCATCGTCCCGTAGTATTGACCGCACCTTACTACTGGAGGGTGCTCGTGGCGCAGCTGCTGATCCTCACTCCGGCAGCCAACGACGACGTTCTCCCGGCCCTGTCGCTCCTGACGCATCGAGTGCGCGTGATCCCCGCGTCACCCGACCAGCTCGTGCGCGCGCCCGACGCCGACCTCGTGTTCCTCGACGCGCGCACCAACCTCGCCGGCGCCAAGGCGCTCGCGCAGATCCTCCGCACCACCGGTCTCTCCGTGCCGCTCCTGCTCGTGGTCACCGAGGGCGGCCTGACCGCGGTCACGCCCGACTGGGGCATCGACGACGTCGTGCTCGAGGCCGCCGGGCCGGCCGAGATCGACGCGCGCATCCGGCTCGCGATCGGCCGCGCGCAGGCGACCCAGCCGGCCGAGCGGATCCAGACCTCCGGCGTCGTCATCGACGAGGCCAGCTACTCCGCGAAGGTGCACGGCCGCCCGCTCGACCTCACCTACAAGGAGTTCGAGCTGCTGCGCTTCCTCGCGGCCCACCCGTCGCGCGTGTTCACCCGTGAGCAGCTGCTCAGCGAGGTGTGGGGCTACGACTACTTCGGCGGCACCCGCACGGTCGACGTGCACGTCCGGCGCCTGCGCGCCAAGCTCGGCGACCTCGACAGCCTGATCGGCACGGTCCGCAACGTGGGGTACCGCTTCAACGTCCACGAGGAGGACGACCGCGACGTCGACGTCACGGCCCGGTGACCTGCGCGTCACCCCCGCGTCGCAGCCCGGTGGCATGATGTGGGGATGACCGCGGAGAGCACCCTCGACGACGACCGCACCGCGAGCGACTTCGACGACGACTTCGAGCCGCTCGACATCGACGGTGCGCCCGAACTGCTCGCCGAGCGCTACCTCGACCGCGAGCTCAGCTGGCTCGCGTTCAACCAGCGCGTGCTCGAGCTCGCGGAGGATCCGCGGCTGCCCGTGCTCGAGCGCGCGAACTTCCTCGCGATCTTCGCGTCCAACCTCGACGAGTTCTTCATGGTGCGCGTCGCGGGGCTGAAGCGCCGGATCAACACCGGCCTCGCGATGCCGACCAACGTCGGCCGCACCCCCCACGAGGTGCTCGCCGACATCTCCCGCAAGGCGCACGAACTGCAGCTGCGCCACGCCGCCGCCTACCAGGAGCTCGTGAAGCCCGCACTCGCGGAGTCGGGCATCCACGTCATCTCGTGGGACGACCTCGACGACGCCGAACGCGAGCACCTGCACGAGTTCTTCAGCGCGCAGATCTTCCCGGTGCTCATGCCGCTCGCGGTCGACCCGGCGCACCCGTTCCCCTACATCTCGGGCCTCTCGCTCAACCTCTCGGTGCGGGTGCGCAACAGCCGCACCGGCCGGCAGGAGTTCGCGCGCGTCAAGGTGCCGCAGATGCTGCACCGCTTCGTGCGCGTCGACCCGTCGGAGTCGGTCGAGGACGCCCGGTACATCGCGCTCGAGGAGCTCATCGCCAACCACCTCGGCGACCTCTTCCCCGGCATGGAGATCCT from Agromyces aurantiacus includes these protein-coding regions:
- the ygfZ gene encoding CAF17-like 4Fe-4S cluster assembly/insertion protein YgfZ, yielding MTGSPFLSLPGAVPGEGADDGVAAHYGNPMVEQRRLELGRAVVDLSHRGVVTVTGPDRLTWLNSMASQRLDRLAPGESAESLFLDAAGHVEHAVHAVDDGERTWLVVEGAEAPALASWLDRMRFMLRVEVADVSDRYAVVGAMPEGDGFPLQLPAGAIRWSDPWRLELPNGHRYSHDPNHPGASWRYVEAIVPREALAGLAAAVRAGRAEPAGVLALEALRIAAWRPRFATEVDEKTLPHELDWLRSAVDLHKGCYRGQETVAKVVNLGRPPRRLVLLHLDGSDTVLPKPGDEVVGVKARPEPAPGEEPERRVVGHVTSSAMHHELGPIALAVVKRAVPPALELIVESHGIDVAAAQVEIVPADAGAAVEVPRLPRLGVRP
- a CDS encoding FABP family protein, with amino-acid sequence MIELPVDLPAELVPLSWLIGVWEGSGVIDYKVGDGSVTHEFGQRVSFSHDGLPYLNYTSSTWLFPESDDAEPTPLAAETGYWRLARPLGQGDPGPGLLPAEGMTRYPDAEAVETLRNAAGGFDLEVGIVHPGGVSELYLGQVKGPRIDLVTDAVMRAAGAKEYAAATRLYGLVENHLLWAWDIAALGQDLRTHASARLAKVD
- a CDS encoding response regulator transcription factor; the protein is MAQLLILTPAANDDVLPALSLLTHRVRVIPASPDQLVRAPDADLVFLDARTNLAGAKALAQILRTTGLSVPLLLVVTEGGLTAVTPDWGIDDVVLEAAGPAEIDARIRLAIGRAQATQPAERIQTSGVVIDEASYSAKVHGRPLDLTYKEFELLRFLAAHPSRVFTREQLLSEVWGYDYFGGTRTVDVHVRRLRAKLGDLDSLIGTVRNVGYRFNVHEEDDRDVDVTAR